One genomic segment of Helicobacter enhydrae includes these proteins:
- a CDS encoding ExbD/TolR family protein yields MDSMNLVPFIDIMLVLLVIVLTSASFIQTSKVPIDIPKSQEDGVGQKKNEEKEVVIAIDKKGEIFVGEERVGLKTLGVRLESMDKKTHIILKGDKKSQFDVFVQVMQMLQKYKINNVYILVQEKQK; encoded by the coding sequence ATGGATTCTATGAATCTAGTTCCTTTTATTGACATTATGCTTGTTTTGCTTGTGATCGTGCTAACTTCTGCGAGTTTTATCCAAACTTCCAAAGTGCCTATTGATATTCCAAAATCTCAAGAGGATGGCGTGGGGCAAAAAAAGAATGAAGAAAAAGAAGTCGTGATTGCTATTGACAAAAAAGGAGAGATTTTTGTAGGTGAGGAGCGTGTGGGACTCAAAACTTTGGGGGTGCGTCTTGAATCAATGGACAAAAAAACGCATATCATTTTGAAAGGCGATAAAAAAAGTCAATTTGATGTTTTTGTGCAAGTGATGCAGATGTTGCAAAAATACAAAATCAACAATGTCTATATTTTGGTGCAAGAAAAGCAAAAATAA
- the exbB gene encoding TonB-system energizer ExbB: MKEVLDYGVLGFLLFLSVVVVGIVLERIWFYATMRVSDYEDKRLLELDLHKRLTLVATIGSNAPYVGLLGTVGGIMMTFADLGQVGDTQSIMLGLSLALKATAAGLMVAIPAIVSYNLLLRKAEVILCHWDIYHHPDKSDQA; this comes from the coding sequence ATGAAAGAAGTGCTAGATTATGGAGTGCTTGGATTTTTGCTGTTTTTGAGTGTTGTGGTGGTGGGAATCGTGCTAGAGAGAATCTGGTTTTATGCGACAATGAGGGTGAGTGATTATGAGGATAAACGCTTGTTGGAGCTTGATTTGCACAAGCGATTGACTTTGGTTGCTACGATTGGATCCAATGCCCCTTATGTTGGTTTGCTAGGAACCGTTGGTGGGATAATGATGACTTTTGCGGATTTGGGGCAAGTGGGAGACACCCAAAGCATAATGCTTGGGCTTTCATTGGCACTCAAAGCGACGGCGGCAGGTTTGATGGTAGCAATCCCTGCAATCGTTTCTTATAACCTATTGCTTAGAAAAGCTGAAGTGATTTTGTGTCATTGGGATATTTATCACCACCCTGACAAAAGCGATCAAGCATAA
- the smpB gene encoding SsrA-binding protein SmpB: protein MKVIARNKKALFDYQILERYEAGMVLSGAEVKAIRAGRVNLKDSFVRIVKGEAFVFNAHITHLQTTHWYYKPNERRERKLLLHKKQIDKILGALTQAGLTCVPLSLYFNERNRAKLEIGIAKGKNLHDKRETLKKKALDLEVQGALKKYQKGL from the coding sequence ATGAAAGTCATAGCACGCAATAAAAAAGCTTTGTTTGATTATCAGATTTTGGAGCGTTATGAAGCAGGGATGGTGCTAAGTGGGGCGGAAGTCAAAGCCATCCGTGCGGGGCGTGTCAATCTCAAAGATAGTTTTGTGAGGATTGTGAAAGGCGAGGCTTTTGTATTTAACGCACATATTACACATTTGCAAACCACTCACTGGTATTATAAGCCCAATGAACGCCGAGAAAGGAAGCTCTTGCTCCACAAAAAACAGATTGATAAGATTTTGGGGGCATTGACACAAGCAGGACTGACTTGTGTGCCATTGAGCTTGTATTTCAACGAACGCAACAGAGCAAAGCTTGAGATAGGAATCGCTAAGGGCAAAAATCTCCACGATAAGCGTGAGACACTCAAAAAAAAGGCATTGGATTTGGAAGTGCAAGGTGCGTTGAAAAAATACCAAAAAGGATTGTGA
- a CDS encoding 4-(cytidine 5'-diphospho)-2-C-methyl-D-erythritol kinase — translation MRIYPKINIFLNVLGANDEGMHRILSRFVLAYGALYDEMEVRWGGDAFEICGEFDCVMQDNLIFKAKEEFAKSFPAYAQEVEGCRIEVCKRIPCGAGLGGGSANAGAFLTHIASYFGIEYLEILQVAQRVGSDVSFFVSGFESANVCGVGGEVGEFVEPIYEYEIFTPPFACATGSVYRAFDTHCGGNRVAKIEWLNLSTSELLHRFVAQELNDLYLPACRIYPQLLEVAQDLGDGWFFSGSGSSFFRMKR, via the coding sequence ATGAGAATCTACCCAAAAATCAATATCTTTCTCAATGTGTTGGGGGCGAATGATGAGGGGATGCATAGGATTTTGTCAAGATTTGTTTTGGCTTATGGGGCTTTGTATGATGAGATGGAAGTGCGTTGGGGTGGAGATGCTTTTGAGATTTGTGGGGAGTTTGATTGCGTAATGCAAGACAATCTCATTTTTAAGGCAAAAGAAGAGTTTGCAAAATCTTTTCCTGCGTATGCTCAAGAAGTGGAGGGGTGTCGCATAGAGGTGTGTAAGCGTATTCCTTGCGGGGCAGGACTTGGTGGGGGTAGTGCGAATGCTGGAGCATTTCTCACACACATTGCTTCTTATTTTGGAATAGAGTATTTGGAAATCTTGCAAGTGGCACAAAGGGTGGGGAGCGATGTGAGTTTTTTTGTGAGTGGTTTTGAGAGTGCCAATGTTTGTGGAGTGGGGGGAGAGGTGGGGGAGTTTGTCGAGCCAATATATGAATATGAGATTTTTACCCCTCCATTTGCCTGTGCGACGGGGAGTGTTTATCGTGCTTTTGATACACATTGTGGCGGGAATAGAGTGGCTAAGATAGAATGGCTCAATCTCTCAACTTCTGAACTTCTACATCGATTTGTCGCTCAAGAGCTCAATGATTTGTATTTACCAGCCTGCAGAATCTATCCGCAATTGTTGGAGGTGGCTCAAGATTTGGGCGATGGGTGGTTTTTCAGTGGGAGTGGGAGTAGTTTTTTTAGGATGAAGAGATGA
- a CDS encoding carbon storage regulator: protein MLILSRKSEESIVIGENIVIKVISIDKGSVRLGFEAPPQMLILRSELKEAVVNQNQQAIVLPNLSQLEDISKHLKK, encoded by the coding sequence ATGTTGATTTTGTCGCGAAAGAGTGAAGAGAGTATCGTTATTGGTGAAAATATCGTAATCAAGGTGATTTCTATTGATAAAGGTAGCGTGAGGTTAGGCTTTGAAGCTCCGCCTCAAATGCTTATTTTGCGTTCTGAGTTGAAAGAGGCGGTGGTCAATCAGAATCAACAAGCGATCGTTCTGCCCAATCTTAGCCAACTTGAAGATATTTCTAAACATCTAAAAAAATGA
- the truB gene encoding tRNA pseudouridine(55) synthase TruB: MNHLFVVDKPAGISSNAFLMRLKKQHKWKKCGYSGTLDPFASGALIIATGAYTRLFPYIKKGKKTYEATLWLGAKSASLDIEQIQSVQEVAEVEVGVLQSLMADLQGALRYTPPKFSAKHINGVRAYTLARSGVEFEMQEATMEIFEIELLHYRHPFVHFRICVSEGGYVRSVGEILAQRLGVVGALSSLRRVSEGEVELGRHCAMRELDPLSVLGCSRIVLESERERIFDGKKFQIQNQKNREGEVYCVVYDDFFSIISFKQDGEIRYHLNRMPRC, from the coding sequence ATGAATCATCTCTTTGTCGTGGATAAACCCGCAGGGATTAGCTCCAATGCGTTTTTGATGCGTTTGAAAAAACAGCACAAATGGAAAAAATGCGGGTATTCTGGGACTCTTGATCCATTTGCAAGTGGGGCATTGATCATTGCAACAGGGGCTTATACGCGTCTTTTTCCTTATATCAAAAAGGGCAAAAAAACCTATGAGGCGACTTTGTGGCTTGGGGCAAAGAGTGCAAGTCTAGACATTGAGCAGATCCAAAGTGTCCAAGAGGTTGCAGAGGTGGAGGTAGGGGTTTTGCAAAGTCTAATGGCTGATTTGCAGGGAGCTTTGAGATACACTCCTCCCAAATTTAGTGCCAAACACATCAACGGCGTGCGTGCATATACTTTGGCGCGCAGTGGAGTGGAGTTTGAAATGCAAGAAGCAACGATGGAGATATTTGAGATTGAGCTTTTGCATTATAGACATCCATTTGTTCATTTTAGAATCTGTGTGAGTGAGGGGGGATATGTCCGTTCTGTTGGGGAGATTTTGGCACAGAGGTTGGGGGTCGTTGGGGCATTGAGCTCTTTGAGAAGAGTGAGTGAGGGCGAGGTCGAGCTAGGGCGTCATTGTGCGATGAGGGAGTTGGATCCATTGAGTGTTTTGGGGTGTTCAAGGATTGTTTTGGAAAGTGAGCGTGAGCGTATTTTTGATGGCAAAAAATTTCAGATACAGAATCAAAAAAATCGCGAAGGGGAAGTTTATTGTGTTGTGTATGATGATTTTTTTTCTATAATTTCATTCAAACAAGACGGAGAAATCCGATACCACTTAAATAGGATGCCTAGATGTTGA
- a CDS encoding non-canonical purine NTP pyrophosphatase, with protein sequence MKVILASQNAKKIKEIEQILRGVEVSSYTDWIDLVEICENGESFEQNAMIKAKEIANRLQLSEDYLVLADDSGLCVEALGGMPGVYSARYANLGVCDTNASDEANNLKLLESLDEVGVCESKAAFVCAIAVVGMIKGARVEQCFCGVLEGKVGHYELDNEAFGYDLLFIPDGHTQTLNHIAEKNSLSHRYLALKQFQAFVNQR encoded by the coding sequence ATGAAAGTCATTTTGGCAAGTCAGAATGCAAAGAAAATCAAAGAGATCGAGCAGATTTTGAGAGGTGTGGAAGTTTCATCTTATACAGATTGGATTGATTTGGTGGAGATTTGTGAAAATGGTGAGAGTTTTGAGCAAAATGCGATGATTAAAGCAAAAGAGATTGCAAATCGTTTGCAGTTGAGTGAGGATTATCTAGTGCTTGCAGATGATAGTGGCTTGTGTGTGGAGGCACTTGGTGGAATGCCCGGAGTGTATAGTGCGAGGTATGCCAATCTTGGCGTGTGCGATACAAACGCGAGTGATGAGGCAAACAATCTGAAATTGCTAGAATCTCTAGATGAGGTTGGAGTGTGTGAGAGCAAAGCTGCTTTTGTGTGTGCGATTGCTGTGGTGGGGATGATCAAAGGGGCAAGGGTGGAGCAATGTTTTTGTGGCGTGCTAGAAGGCAAAGTGGGGCATTATGAGCTTGATAATGAAGCATTTGGCTATGATCTTTTGTTTATCCCTGATGGTCATACACAGACACTCAATCACATTGCGGAGAAAAACTCTCTCTCACATCGCTATCTTGCTTTGAAACAATTTCAAGCATTTGTGAATCAACGATGA
- a CDS encoding MFS transporter, translating to MQKQPSLFKQTLPLTLITSLRFFGLFIVMPTIAIYAISLGASPLMVGLIVGGYNLTQIIFQTPFGILGDKYDKRLVIAFGLAIFAFGSFLCAWSDHLWILIIGRFLQGVGAVSSVISALIADLSPEEKRTKSMAIMGAGISVSFMLAMFIGPVLFGFYGGKFLFWLTGALALLSIGILFYKVPKPPKITYSFDNTQQENFLKNRNLWVMHLSSFLQKALISCGFIIIPLMLHQDFGFSQSDLWKFYAPAGVLGLFAMAPASIFAEKYGFYKAVMSVGVLIFIVAFIGFCLSDYGQILWLFALSILLFFVALDIHEPIMQSLASKYPKSFQRSSALGLFTTFGFLGSFVGAILGGVLYHTIGLFYLALGISCVCILWILIIALLLDNPPKNKTLFLHSYSDIRLLQRLDGIVDFYHTQEVLTIIYNPQIISENQIKEALQ from the coding sequence ATGCAAAAACAACCCTCATTGTTCAAACAAACCCTCCCACTCACGCTGATTACATCATTGCGGTTTTTTGGTCTTTTTATCGTGATGCCAACGATTGCTATTTATGCCATATCGCTTGGAGCATCGCCATTGATGGTAGGACTCATCGTTGGTGGATACAATCTCACACAAATCATTTTTCAAACCCCTTTTGGAATCTTGGGCGACAAATATGACAAACGCTTGGTGATTGCCTTTGGATTGGCAATCTTTGCATTTGGTTCGTTTCTGTGTGCGTGGAGTGATCATCTGTGGATTTTGATCATCGGACGCTTTTTGCAAGGTGTGGGTGCTGTCTCAAGTGTGATTTCTGCGTTGATTGCCGATCTCTCGCCAGAAGAAAAACGCACCAAATCAATGGCGATTATGGGGGCAGGTATTTCTGTAAGCTTTATGCTTGCAATGTTTATTGGACCCGTGCTCTTTGGGTTTTATGGAGGGAAATTCCTCTTTTGGCTCACAGGGGCTTTGGCACTCTTGAGTATTGGCATACTTTTTTACAAAGTTCCAAAACCTCCCAAAATCACCTATAGCTTTGATAACACACAACAAGAAAATTTCCTCAAAAATCGCAATTTGTGGGTGATGCACCTTAGTTCATTTCTACAAAAAGCACTCATTAGTTGTGGCTTCATCATTATCCCCCTAATGCTTCATCAAGATTTTGGATTTTCTCAAAGTGATTTGTGGAAATTCTACGCTCCTGCAGGGGTATTGGGGCTTTTTGCGATGGCACCTGCTAGTATTTTTGCAGAAAAATATGGATTTTACAAAGCTGTAATGAGCGTGGGGGTTTTGATTTTTATCGTGGCTTTTATCGGATTTTGTCTATCTGATTATGGGCAAATCCTATGGCTTTTTGCATTGAGTATTTTGCTGTTTTTTGTGGCACTTGATATTCATGAGCCGATTATGCAGTCTCTAGCGAGTAAATACCCCAAATCATTCCAAAGAAGCTCTGCTCTTGGGCTTTTTACTACTTTTGGATTTTTGGGTTCATTTGTCGGAGCAATCTTGGGGGGAGTGCTTTATCACACTATTGGCTTATTCTACTTGGCACTAGGCATTAGTTGTGTTTGTATTCTTTGGATTCTTATCATTGCTCTATTGTTAGACAATCCTCCAAAAAACAAAACACTTTTTCTCCACTCATATTCTGACATCCGCCTCTTGCAACGGCTTGATGGGATCGTGGATTTCTACCACACACAAGAAGTTTTGACCATCATCTACAACCCCCAAATCATCTCCGAAAATCAAATCAAAGAAGCACTCCAATAA
- a CDS encoding ribosome maturation factor RimP encodes MTLSQDLYDTLQTYIQNCDCNLYDIIITKEFNQDVLRIMITSPQGITLDKCQEVSNLISPLLDVQDPFSSPYTLEVSSPGIERILKSPRHFKYSIGETLEVRLLDKSTIIGTLHSSDDEKFTLEIEGNTQTFFYHQTKKVKTFFEW; translated from the coding sequence ATGACACTCTCACAAGATCTTTATGACACACTGCAAACCTATATCCAAAATTGCGATTGCAATCTCTATGACATCATCATCACAAAAGAGTTCAATCAAGATGTTTTGCGTATTATGATCACCTCTCCTCAAGGTATCACACTAGATAAATGCCAAGAGGTGAGTAACCTCATCTCTCCACTTCTAGATGTCCAAGACCCCTTCAGCTCTCCATACACGCTTGAAGTCAGCTCCCCGGGCATTGAGCGGATTCTCAAATCTCCACGCCATTTCAAGTATTCCATAGGCGAAACACTAGAAGTGCGTCTCCTTGACAAAAGCACAATCATTGGCACGCTCCACTCAAGCGATGATGAAAAATTCACACTAGAAATCGAAGGAAACACACAGACATTTTTCTATCATCAAACCAAAAAAGTCAAAACTTTTTTTGAGTGGTAA
- the ribD gene encoding bifunctional diaminohydroxyphosphoribosylaminopyrimidine deaminase/5-amino-6-(5-phosphoribosylamino)uracil reductase RibD: MKWKFYETLMSLAIAKAWETQTLALPNPSVGALILSPQGEILALCAHHKAGEAHAELLAAKEALMLLRPSTAQSLQNLTPKQLYDFIIQHHDNAFNDCLFFVTLEPCNHYGKTPPCSTLLSHLKPKAVIIGANESNPKAQGGIHTLNTANIDTITGVLQQQCQDLLYPFSKFQHQGFLNLFKIAQNLNGSYTHGQISNPNTKAFTHSQRSVATRLIISGNTIIQDKPRLDVRCAYPRFTQIPQIQILTRQHLTPQMLECIQAPSISIHSSIDSLNLTDGFNIIEGGYALLESLKHQIDLLLVILSADFGGTAPQVIPQMQGEVLHTHLIDHPHHKDMLIWIKP; the protein is encoded by the coding sequence ATGAAGTGGAAGTTTTATGAGACTTTGATGTCTCTTGCGATTGCCAAAGCGTGGGAAACTCAAACTCTTGCACTCCCCAACCCTAGCGTAGGTGCTTTGATCCTCTCTCCACAAGGAGAAATTTTAGCCCTATGTGCTCATCATAAAGCAGGTGAAGCACACGCTGAGCTTCTAGCGGCCAAAGAAGCCCTTATGCTTCTTAGACCCTCCACCGCCCAATCACTCCAAAATCTCACACCCAAACAACTCTATGATTTCATTATCCAGCACCACGACAATGCTTTCAATGATTGTTTGTTTTTTGTGACATTAGAACCCTGTAATCATTATGGCAAAACGCCACCCTGCTCCACACTACTCTCCCACCTCAAGCCCAAAGCCGTCATTATCGGAGCCAATGAGAGCAACCCCAAAGCACAAGGAGGAATCCACACGCTAAACACGGCAAACATAGACACCATCACAGGAGTGTTGCAACAACAATGCCAAGATCTCCTCTATCCTTTCAGCAAATTTCAACATCAAGGTTTTTTGAATCTCTTCAAAATCGCACAAAATCTCAATGGGAGCTACACGCACGGGCAGATTTCAAACCCCAACACCAAAGCCTTCACGCATTCCCAACGCAGTGTTGCAACACGCCTCATCATTTCAGGCAACACGATTATCCAAGACAAACCACGCCTTGATGTGCGTTGTGCCTATCCTCGATTCACCCAAATCCCACAAATCCAAATTCTCACACGCCAACACCTCACGCCCCAAATGCTTGAATGTATCCAAGCCCCCTCTATCTCAATCCACTCTAGCATTGATTCGCTCAATTTAACAGATGGATTTAATATCATTGAGGGGGGGTATGCTTTGCTTGAAAGCCTAAAACACCAGATCGATTTGCTTTTGGTGATTTTATCAGCTGATTTTGGAGGGACTGCCCCTCAAGTGATTCCACAAATGCAAGGAGAAGTATTGCACACACATCTAATCGATCACCCACACCATAAGGATATGTTGATATGGATCAAACCCTAA
- a CDS encoding tRNA1(Val) (adenine(37)-N6)-methyltransferase yields the protein MDQTLTPTRLYQLSDGYCYNSDSLFLFDFALPFMKAKQTLLDVGCGSGILAKLAQKYGNVVPTLIEKDRSMAFLAQINLPDSQVLCQDFLDFYTEYKFDIIISNPPFYRGDIIPSKNPRINLARNEKSLPIDLFLKQVKRCLKPNGNFFFCYDAREVHRVFFALKNLGFNAQVARFVYPKINQSATLALIYAKIQSKQSLNILPPLITHIGKSQNDYSDEVCEIYKKCNTYSIKVHSADLLTESSR from the coding sequence ATGGATCAAACCCTAACGCCCACACGCCTATACCAACTCAGTGATGGCTACTGCTACAATAGTGATAGCTTGTTTTTGTTTGATTTTGCACTTCCTTTTATGAAAGCCAAGCAAACCCTGCTTGATGTGGGGTGTGGTAGTGGGATTTTGGCAAAACTTGCACAAAAATACGGCAATGTCGTGCCAACATTGATAGAAAAAGATCGCTCAATGGCATTTCTAGCTCAAATCAATCTCCCTGATTCTCAAGTGTTGTGCCAAGATTTTTTGGATTTTTATACAGAATACAAGTTTGACATCATCATCTCAAACCCCCCGTTTTATCGAGGAGACATCATTCCCTCCAAAAATCCTAGAATCAACCTTGCACGCAATGAAAAATCACTCCCTATCGATTTGTTTCTCAAGCAAGTCAAAAGATGTTTGAAGCCAAATGGAAACTTCTTTTTTTGCTATGACGCTAGAGAAGTCCATCGCGTATTTTTTGCCCTCAAAAATCTCGGATTTAACGCCCAAGTCGCTCGTTTCGTCTATCCCAAAATCAACCAAAGTGCGACACTAGCACTCATCTATGCCAAAATCCAAAGCAAACAAAGCCTCAATATCCTCCCACCGCTCATCACCCACATTGGCAAATCTCAAAACGATTATTCTGATGAAGTGTGCGAGATTTATAAAAAATGCAACACCTATAGCATCAAAGTCCATTCTGCAGATTTACTCACAGAATCTTCACGCTAA
- a CDS encoding sulfate/molybdate ABC transporter ATP-binding protein, with the protein MIEFAFAKTLAGSDGEFELDVKGRIGFGERVSLFGKSGVGKSTILRVLAGLSGIDQGRVVVDGEVWNDGVLILPPQKRKIGFVFQDYALFPNLNVMQNIAYSKNANPKRVNQLIEMMGLGGIAMHKPAKLSGGQSQRVALARALASEPKILLLDEPFSALDDEIKNHLICEVNLLQKEFGFVMIVVSHSISEVYRLSDKVMCLENGRIAKITTPKHRFLHNNICLDGEVLAIEYFSITAQIQVLVGSEVLSFVCNRGELENVQEGSKVRMTFKAFSPMLEKLD; encoded by the coding sequence ATGATTGAGTTTGCATTTGCCAAAACTTTGGCAGGGAGTGATGGGGAGTTTGAGCTTGATGTCAAAGGGAGGATTGGCTTTGGTGAGCGTGTGAGCTTGTTTGGCAAAAGCGGTGTGGGGAAAAGCACGATTTTGAGAGTTCTTGCGGGTCTATCTGGGATTGATCAAGGTAGGGTTGTTGTTGATGGGGAGGTTTGGAATGATGGGGTATTGATATTGCCTCCACAAAAGCGTAAGATAGGTTTTGTGTTTCAAGATTATGCCTTGTTCCCCAATCTCAATGTGATGCAAAATATCGCATATTCCAAAAACGCCAACCCCAAGCGTGTCAATCAGCTTATAGAGATGATGGGGCTTGGTGGGATTGCGATGCACAAACCTGCCAAACTCTCTGGTGGGCAGTCTCAACGCGTAGCGTTAGCAAGGGCGTTGGCAAGTGAGCCCAAGATTTTGCTTCTAGATGAGCCTTTTAGTGCTTTGGATGATGAGATCAAGAATCATTTGATATGTGAAGTGAATCTATTGCAAAAAGAATTTGGCTTTGTGATGATTGTTGTCAGTCATAGCATTTCTGAAGTGTATCGCTTGAGTGATAAGGTGATGTGCCTTGAGAATGGTAGGATTGCTAAGATCACAACGCCTAAGCATAGGTTTTTGCACAATAATATTTGTCTAGATGGCGAGGTTTTGGCGATAGAGTATTTTTCTATTACAGCTCAGATTCAAGTCCTTGTCGGAAGTGAGGTTCTTTCGTTTGTATGCAATAGGGGAGAGTTGGAGAATGTGCAAGAGGGGAGCAAAGTGAGAATGACTTTTAAGGCATTTTCTCCTATGCTAGAAAAACTTGATTAG
- the modB gene encoding molybdate ABC transporter permease subunit yields the protein MFVQTMQLTFSLAFCTMVILFPIGICLGYYLSCSRGALKMLVEVLVWLPLMLPPTVLGFYLLLLFSPNLSPLGQFLDTYLDLRLVFSFEGILLGSVIFGLPFMVNPIKSGLQSLPIHLSEASYILGRGKFYTLIKVLLPNIKPSLLIALIGTFVHSVGEFGVVAVIGGNQAGSTRVASIAIYEMVIDAQYELAHQYALTLLVVCGSLLLLILYVNQKYLGAK from the coding sequence ATGTTTGTTCAAACAATGCAACTCACTTTTTCTCTTGCGTTTTGCACGATGGTGATACTTTTCCCGATCGGAATCTGTTTGGGGTATTATCTCTCTTGTTCTAGGGGTGCATTGAAAATGCTAGTTGAGGTTTTGGTCTGGCTTCCTTTGATGCTCCCTCCCACCGTGCTTGGTTTCTATCTACTTTTGCTTTTTAGCCCCAACCTTAGTCCTTTGGGGCAGTTTCTAGATACTTATCTTGATCTTAGGCTTGTTTTTAGCTTTGAGGGTATTTTGCTAGGGAGTGTGATTTTTGGTCTGCCTTTTATGGTCAATCCAATCAAAAGTGGTCTGCAGTCTTTGCCAATTCATCTAAGTGAGGCTAGTTATATTTTGGGGCGTGGGAAGTTTTATACATTGATAAAAGTTTTGCTCCCCAACATCAAACCCTCTTTGTTGATTGCATTGATTGGGACTTTTGTCCATTCTGTTGGTGAATTTGGCGTTGTGGCTGTGATCGGGGGCAATCAGGCTGGAAGCACGCGTGTGGCTAGTATTGCAATTTATGAAATGGTGATTGATGCTCAATATGAGTTGGCACATCAATATGCATTGACTTTGCTTGTGGTGTGTGGGAGTCTTTTGCTTTTGATTTTGTATGTCAATCAAAAATATTTGGGTGCCAAATGA
- a CDS encoding TOBE domain-containing protein, with protein sequence MNQLKAQIISLQESENILFIKMSAQDYCFSAVGLGGDYVLWEQVDLCFKESDVMLAHPKSAGLISARNKFLSPILHIEHNGVLARVEFDVLETKVCALITYEALRELQVEQHDKFYWFVKSSDLIVQKRA encoded by the coding sequence ATGAATCAGCTCAAAGCACAAATCATTTCACTGCAAGAGAGTGAAAACATACTTTTTATCAAAATGTCTGCCCAAGATTATTGCTTCAGTGCAGTGGGTTTGGGTGGGGATTATGTGCTATGGGAGCAGGTTGATTTGTGCTTCAAAGAAAGCGATGTGATGTTGGCACATCCCAAAAGTGCGGGGTTGATTAGTGCGCGTAATAAGTTCCTCTCGCCCATTTTGCACATTGAGCATAATGGGGTTTTGGCTAGAGTGGAGTTTGATGTTTTGGAAACCAAGGTTTGTGCATTGATCACCTATGAGGCGTTGCGTGAGCTTCAGGTCGAGCAACACGACAAGTTTTATTGGTTTGTGAAGTCTAGCGATTTGATTGTGCAAAAGAGGGCTTGA
- the modA gene encoding molybdate ABC transporter substrate-binding protein yields the protein MRVLFFCMALSVAIFGKELNILAAANLRLVLEEVKQEFLQDYPDVSINLSFLSSGKAYAQIINGAKADLFFSADEDKPQKLFQQGYVLGEPQVYAFGTLVLCTTKDLNLSTFKVLQSSSVKHIAIANPKLAPYGFAGVEFLKNIGAYADVAHKLVVGDSVGMALSYVKSGNADLGLSALSLVINDKSFTYRVLDDDLYPPIKQAFVVLEQTKNNDIASAFARFVLSSVGQGIFERYGYKRAK from the coding sequence ATGCGTGTTTTGTTTTTTTGTATGGCTTTGAGCGTAGCGATTTTTGGCAAAGAGTTGAATATCTTGGCTGCTGCCAATTTGAGACTTGTTTTGGAGGAAGTGAAACAGGAGTTTTTGCAAGATTATCCAGATGTTTCTATCAATCTAAGCTTTCTTTCTTCAGGAAAGGCGTATGCACAGATTATCAATGGGGCGAAGGCGGATTTGTTTTTTTCAGCAGATGAAGACAAACCACAAAAATTGTTTCAGCAAGGCTATGTCCTTGGAGAGCCGCAAGTCTATGCGTTTGGCACACTTGTGCTATGCACTACCAAAGATTTGAATCTATCTACTTTCAAGGTTTTGCAGTCTTCATCTGTCAAGCATATTGCAATCGCAAACCCCAAACTTGCTCCCTATGGTTTTGCAGGTGTGGAGTTTCTGAAAAATATCGGTGCGTATGCTGATGTGGCTCACAAGCTTGTTGTGGGGGATTCTGTGGGAATGGCATTGTCTTATGTCAAGAGTGGAAATGCAGATCTTGGGTTGAGTGCTTTGTCGCTAGTGATTAATGACAAAAGTTTCACTTATAGGGTTTTGGATGATGATTTGTATCCACCAATCAAACAAGCTTTTGTGGTCTTGGAGCAAACCAAAAACAATGATATCGCCTCAGCCTTTGCTCGTTTTGTGCTTAGCTCTGTGGGGCAAGGGATTTTTGAGCGTTATGGCTACAAAAGGGCAAAATGA